The following are from one region of the Salvia splendens isolate huo1 chromosome 2, SspV2, whole genome shotgun sequence genome:
- the LOC121768478 gene encoding uncharacterized protein LOC121768478 has product MAMILNVSSSIIPAASAKSTKRRHVVKCESRKLEIGSPIIVIEAPKLLKTASSVPCLRANAGLVNPGDVGRIVSRKPMDVWAVRLSIGTYLIDGKYFKPLELDD; this is encoded by the exons ATGGCAATGATATTAAATGTGTCTTCTTCCATCATCCCAGCAGCGTCTGCAAAATCAACAAAGAGAAGGCATGTAGTGAAATGCGAATCGAGAAAACTGGAGATAGGGTCTCCCATAATAGTGATTGAGGCTCCAAAGCTGCTCAAAACTGCTTCTTCTGTCCCTTGTTTGCGCGCCAACGCCGGCTTAGTCAATCCCGGCGACGTCGGAAG GATTGTTTCGAGGAAGCCTATGGATGTGTGGGCAGTACGACTGAGTATTGGTACTTATCTCATAGATGGAAAATATTTCAAGCCTTTGGAACTCGATGATTAA